From the Neoarius graeffei isolate fNeoGra1 chromosome 1, fNeoGra1.pri, whole genome shotgun sequence genome, one window contains:
- the LOC132894194 gene encoding uncharacterized protein LOC132894194: MPWSSVVPTPPWNPPRRPSDSTADLIPPREQHLDHSMTPEHGRVSVEAVPTSLLREILIQLTTIREQQMFILVQLQSHSTGRPVSEALPDASHCRLPLSSQEDLQNLEVLLKNPEEKRNLTVHLGIVGGLTVKETVWRIMKRTVTTSLAKGLNWSGVNGKPAFKNLALKLVVLDAVRRNVLTKDASDKQIEQLITCWLQLAADRDGGRSQRGCQAS, from the exons ATGCCTTGGTCCTCTGTGGTCCCCACACCACCTTGGAATCCGCCTCGGAGGCCCTCAGATTCCACTGCAGACCTT ATCCCTCCACGAGAACAGCATTTGGATCACTCCATGACACCAGAACATGGCCGGGTTTCTGTAGAGGCTGTGCCTACGT CCCTTCTGAGGGAGATACTTATCCAGTTGACTACTATCCGGGAGCAACAAATGTTCATTTTGGTTCAACTCCAGTCACACTCCACCGGTCGTCCAGTTTCTGAAGCTCTGCCTGATGCGTCACACTGTCGACTGCCACTTTCTTCCCAGGAAGACCTTCAGAATCTGGAGGTCCTCTTGAAGAACCCCGAAGAGAAAAGAAATTTG ACAGTACATCTGGGAATTGTGGGGGGATTGACTGTGAAGGAGACCGTTTGGCGCATAATGAAGAGGACAGTAACCACATCTCTGGCGAAAGGACTGAACTGGAGTGGCGTGAATGGCAAGCCAGCATTCAAAAACTTGGCTTTGAAGCTTGTTGTTCTGG ATGCTGTCAGAAGAAACGTGTTGACAAAAGATGCTTCAGACAAACAAATTGAACAGTTGATCACCTGCTGGCTCCAGCTAGCAGCGGACAGAGATGGAGGAAGGAGTCAAAGGGGTTGTCAGGCTTCCTAA